The segment GGCACAAGTAAGGCGCGACTGCGGCACGGGTTTTTTGCTGATTACCCATGACTTGAGCCTGGTGCAGCGCTTTTGCCAGCGAGTGGTGGTATTGGCCGAAGGCAAGCTGGTGGAGGACATGCCTGTTACCCCGCAGATGCACTTTACCCACCCGGCAGCACGGACCTTGCAAGAAGCAGTGCTGCCGGCGATGCCGAGGGCGAGCAAAGTCTGTCGCGAGACGGCGATTCTGTAGCACTCCTGTGGGAGCGGGCTTGCTCGCTCCCACAGTGATGATGAAGCTCTGGTTTTGTGAGGCTCACGTCCCGCTTTTAACCTTGCTCCATACCCGTGTCCGTACCCGCTCAAGTTTCAGGGGCAGCGGCTCAAGCGGGAACAGCGTCTGCATGACGTCCTTGCCGGGGTAAATTTCCGGGTTGTCACGGATTTTTTCGTCTATCAGCGCCCTGGAATCCTGATTGGCATTGGGGTATTTGAGGTAGGTCGAGGTCTGCGCAATCACCTGCGGGCGCAGCATGTAGTTGATGAATGCCAGGCCCTGCTGCGGGTTGGGCGCGTCCTTGAGCAAGACCATGCTTTCGACCCAGATCGGCGCACCTTCGCGAGGAATGCTGTAACGGATGTTTCGCCCATTGCCGGCCACTTGGGAGGCGGTCTTGGCGTCCTGCACCCCGCCTGCCCAACCCACCACCACACACACGTTGCCATTGGCCAGGTCCGTGATGAATTTGGACGAGTCAAAGTAGCGAATGTAAGGCCGCAGCGTCAGCAGCAAGGCCTCGGCCTTCTGGTAGTCCTGGGGGTTGGTGCTGTTGTAGGGCAGCCCCAGGTAATGCAGGGCGATAGGGATGATTTCACTGGGAGCGTCCAGCATCGCCACGCCACACTGGCTGAGCTTGCTCAGGTTCTCGGGCTTGAAGATCAGGTCCCAGGAATCGACCGGCGCATCCGCCCCAAGCACGGCCCTGACCTTGTCGACGTCATAGCCCACCCCCGTGGTGCCCCACAGGTAAGGCACGGCGTAGCGATTACCCGGATCGTTACTCTGCATCTTGGCCAGGATGTCCGGGTCCAGGTGTGAGCGATTGGGCAACTGCGCGGGGTCCAGCTCCTTGAGCACCCCGGCCTTGATCAGGTTGGGCAGCAGATCCCCGGTGGCGACGACAACGTCATAGCCACTGCGCCCGGCCATCAGCTTGCTTTGCATCACATCGCTGTTATCGAACACGTCGTACATCGAGCCGATTCCACTTTCGGCCTTAAAGTTTTTCATCGTGTCGGGGGCAATAAAGTCGTACCAGTTGTAGATGTTCACCTGCTGTTCCGCCGCAACCGCGCTCGCGAGGCTGCAACTCAACACCGCGGCCAGGGCCAGGCGCATACCGTTTTTATTATTCATGTTCAGGCTCCGATCAACAGTTCGCGACGACCGTCTGCATGTTCGAGCTGTGTGCCCGACAGCAACAAACGGCGATCCTTGAGGTAGTCGTAATCACGGCGGGCAGCCTTCAGCTGATCAAAATCCAGCGCCACCACCTGGCGATTTTCTTCGCGCCCGGCTTCAACCAGCACCCGCCCAAACGGGTCGACCGCCATGCTGCCACCCGCAAACACCAGCCCGTCGTCCCCTGCCCCTACGCGGTTGACCATCACGGCGAATGCCTGGTTTTCCTGGGCGCGGGCCATGATTGCCGTGCGGTGCACAGGGCCATAGGGATCCATGTTGCCGTTGGTGACGATGATCAGTTCGGCCCCCAGTTGCGCCAGGGCCCGGCTGGTTTCCGGCAGTTCAATGTCGTAACAGATCAGCAGGCCAATCCGAACGCCCTGCCACACAACGGTGGTAAAACGGTCGCCAGGGCAGAAGTCGCCACGTTCCGACGGCCAAAGATGGGTCTTGCGGTAGTGCAGCGCGATCCCCTCGGGCGTCACCAGTACCGAGGTGTTGTAGAACGTGCCCTCATGGACCTCGGCAATCCCGACCACCACACCGACACCACGCTCCCGTACGGCCTGCAACACAGCGTGCAGAGTCGGACCGTCCAGGGGCTCGGCCACCTGCGCCAGCTGTTGGCCGCCGACAAATCCGGTCAGGTGGGTCTCTGGAAACACCAGCAAATCCGTATCGCCAGCGCAGGTGGCGATGGCATTCAATGTGCGCGACAGGTTATAAGCGGTGTCGCCGTCACGGCCAGCCAGTTGCACCATTTCAATGTTCATCTCAGGTCCTTTTACCCAGGGATGAGCCGAGTATGGTGCGCGGCACAGCGCCTTTAAATGACTTCGATGGGGTAACACCCAATGGGTAGTGAGATGAATCTGACGTTGCAGGATGTGGCTTGGCATGACGCAGTGGGCCGGGTGATCGAAACCCTCGACCAGCCCAATTTCTGGACGGCGCTGGTGCGTTTGCTGGGCCGCTATGTGCCCGTGGACAACTGGGTGGTGCTGATCTACAGCGCGGGAAAACCGCAGGTCCTGGCCGAATCCCCCGGCGAAGACGGCGGTATGGATTCACTGTTCCAGGATTATCTCAAGGGCCTGTACCTGCTGGACCCGTTCTACATTGCCAACCGCGAATCACCGAAAAGCGGGCTGTTCCGGCTGCAGGACGTGGCCCCGGAATGCTTTGAACAGACCGATTACTACCAGCGCTACTTCCGCCTGAATATCGTCACCGACGAGGTGCATATCAATGTGCAACTCGACAATGAACGAACCCTGAGCCTGTCACTGGGCAGCCAGTGCCGGTTCAGCCTGGAACAGACCGCATTGCTGGGGCTGGTACAGCCTTGGGTGGCCGCACTGATGCGCCAGCGCCTGGTGTTCGAGCGCGAACCCAGGGAGGCAGCAGAGCTGACACCCAACTGGCAAAGCCGCCTGGAAACCGCTACCGAGCAGTTGAGTACACCCTTGACCGCACGGGAAATGGAGGTGGGGCTATTGCTGCTAAGCGGCTGTTCGAACAAGGAAGTTGCCCGAAAACTGGCGATTTCCGCAGAGACGGTGAAGGTGCATCGCAAGCACATGTACAGCAAGCTGGGAATCAAGTCACAGTCCGAACTGTTCTCGCTGTTTTTACAGGCGCAGGAATAAAAAGCACCTACCGTTGCACTTCCTTGCAGTGTAAGTTTGGAAATGTTTTGTTTCATTTGCCTCCATTTCCACCCCACTGCCCGCAAAGGAATGCCCCACACCATGCACTTTCCACTTAAACACCTGGCCGCCGCGACATTGATGATGGCCAGCCTTGCGGCGTTCAGCACCGCTGCCCACGCCACCATCACCCCGCAACAGAGCGCGACCATCCTCAAGACCTTCAGTGAAACCCCGGTCACTGACTTCAGGCATTTTCTGGGTGCGCTGGCCAAGAGCGACCTTGCCAGGGCCGACAACCTGCAGCCGACCCTCAACGCCTTTCTCGACAACAAGGCATTGACCCCTGAGCAACAGAACGAAATCTATCGTCTGCTGGGCCTCTACACGCGGTTGAAATACGGCAAGGAGGCCACCCAGACCCTGCGAGAGCTGGTTGCCATCCCGACCGTCAACCTGGACGGCGTGCCCCAGTACGAGAACCCGCAATTCATCAAGATCGCCGACAAGATCAAGGGCCTTGCCCAGGCCTTCGACCTGAACTTTCGCAATGTCGACAACCGCGTCTATGAAGTCACCCTGCAAGGCAGTGGCGATGAAGTGGTCGGTATTCACGCCCACGCCGACGTGGTGCCGGTAACCCCGGAAAACTGGGTGCTCAAGGACGGCACAAAACTCGATCCCTTCAAGGTCACCCTGATTGGCGATCGCATGTACGGTCGTGGCACCGAGGATGACAAAAACGGCATCGTGGTGGCGATGTACGCCATGAAAGTGATCAAGGAGGAGAAGTTGCCGCTGGCCAGAAACTTCAAGCTGCTGATCGACACCACCGAGGAAACCTCCGGTGACGCCATCCCCTATTACTTCGAAAACAACCCGGTCCCCAACTACAACCTGGCGCTGGATGGCGGCTACCCCGTAGTGATCGCCGAGAAAGGCTACGGCACGGTCATGGCCACATTTGCGCGGCGTAACGCCGAGGGTCAGGGCGCGGAAATCATCTCGCTCACGGGCGGCATGGCAACCAATCAGATCCCGTCGACCTCGGTCGCCACCCTGGTCACGGACACGCCTGAAGAGCTGGCCGCAACGTTGAATAAAGCCGGTGCCGACTACGCCAGGCGCAATGGCGGGAATTTCGAAGTGAGCGCCAAGGTGGTCGGCAAGGATGTCGTGCTGACCGTCACGGGGGTGTCTGCCCACTCCTCAGAGCCCGAGTCCGGGGTCAATCCGGTGGCAAGGATGCTGGACTTCATCAGCAGCATTGATGGCCAGGTCGCCCTCAAGCACAACCACATTACCGATGCCGCCCACTATGGCGCCGAGAACTGGGGCCTGGACTACGAAGGTGGCAAGTTGGGGATTGGTTTTGCCGACGGGTTCATGGGACCGCTGACCACGTCACTGACGTTTGTCGGGCTGGATGACAAGGCCCTCAAGCTTGCCGTGAACCTGCGCGTGCCCAAGGGCAAGTCCCCGCAGGTGCTCAAGGAGCAGATTGCCGGGAAGCTGGATGCCTGGAGCAAGAGCAAGCAGGTGGCGGTG is part of the Pseudomonas sp. ML2-2023-3 genome and harbors:
- a CDS encoding extracellular solute-binding protein — translated: MNNKNGMRLALAAVLSCSLASAVAAEQQVNIYNWYDFIAPDTMKNFKAESGIGSMYDVFDNSDVMQSKLMAGRSGYDVVVATGDLLPNLIKAGVLKELDPAQLPNRSHLDPDILAKMQSNDPGNRYAVPYLWGTTGVGYDVDKVRAVLGADAPVDSWDLIFKPENLSKLSQCGVAMLDAPSEIIPIALHYLGLPYNSTNPQDYQKAEALLLTLRPYIRYFDSSKFITDLANGNVCVVVGWAGGVQDAKTASQVAGNGRNIRYSIPREGAPIWVESMVLLKDAPNPQQGLAFINYMLRPQVIAQTSTYLKYPNANQDSRALIDEKIRDNPEIYPGKDVMQTLFPLEPLPLKLERVRTRVWSKVKSGT
- a CDS encoding carbon-nitrogen hydrolase family protein; this encodes MNIEMVQLAGRDGDTAYNLSRTLNAIATCAGDTDLLVFPETHLTGFVGGQQLAQVAEPLDGPTLHAVLQAVRERGVGVVVGIAEVHEGTFYNTSVLVTPEGIALHYRKTHLWPSERGDFCPGDRFTTVVWQGVRIGLLICYDIELPETSRALAQLGAELIIVTNGNMDPYGPVHRTAIMARAQENQAFAVMVNRVGAGDDGLVFAGGSMAVDPFGRVLVEAGREENRQVVALDFDQLKAARRDYDYLKDRRLLLSGTQLEHADGRRELLIGA
- a CDS encoding response regulator transcription factor; the encoded protein is MNLTLQDVAWHDAVGRVIETLDQPNFWTALVRLLGRYVPVDNWVVLIYSAGKPQVLAESPGEDGGMDSLFQDYLKGLYLLDPFYIANRESPKSGLFRLQDVAPECFEQTDYYQRYFRLNIVTDEVHINVQLDNERTLSLSLGSQCRFSLEQTALLGLVQPWVAALMRQRLVFEREPREAAELTPNWQSRLETATEQLSTPLTAREMEVGLLLLSGCSNKEVARKLAISAETVKVHRKHMYSKLGIKSQSELFSLFLQAQE
- a CDS encoding dipeptidase, encoding MHFPLKHLAAATLMMASLAAFSTAAHATITPQQSATILKTFSETPVTDFRHFLGALAKSDLARADNLQPTLNAFLDNKALTPEQQNEIYRLLGLYTRLKYGKEATQTLRELVAIPTVNLDGVPQYENPQFIKIADKIKGLAQAFDLNFRNVDNRVYEVTLQGSGDEVVGIHAHADVVPVTPENWVLKDGTKLDPFKVTLIGDRMYGRGTEDDKNGIVVAMYAMKVIKEEKLPLARNFKLLIDTTEETSGDAIPYYFENNPVPNYNLALDGGYPVVIAEKGYGTVMATFARRNAEGQGAEIISLTGGMATNQIPSTSVATLVTDTPEELAATLNKAGADYARRNGGNFEVSAKVVGKDVVLTVTGVSAHSSEPESGVNPVARMLDFISSIDGQVALKHNHITDAAHYGAENWGLDYEGGKLGIGFADGFMGPLTTSLTFVGLDDKALKLAVNLRVPKGKSPQVLKEQIAGKLDAWSKSKQVAVTFDYTIAEPMYRNPEGEWVKALLAVASENLGMEHTFGTSAGATSVHELPNGVQFGLAMPNVKYTGHTDNEFKTVEQFMLDLQIVTEMMARVGQLPKL